Proteins from one Fusobacterium periodonticum 1_1_41FAA genomic window:
- a CDS encoding Crp/Fnr family transcriptional regulator: MISKEDIKQLETIFPFWFELNQNDRAKIILSSRVLSLKKEAIFFNYHELDGLLFLKSGRLRFFLSSLDARDLPLYYLKETEVEFFEDFNNKLISPILDIAFVVERNSEVLLIPCSILNLFRKKYSIMERFLHDLTREKLSKSLLSLQNILLIPLKERLLNFLYSLKKSEILLTHEEIAKKIGSSREVISRNLKILEKENFLKMNRKKIIIIGRGEVL, translated from the coding sequence ATGATTAGTAAAGAAGATATAAAACAACTTGAAACTATTTTTCCCTTTTGGTTTGAACTAAATCAAAATGATAGAGCTAAAATAATTCTTTCGAGTCGGGTTTTATCTTTAAAGAAAGAAGCTATCTTTTTTAATTATCATGAATTAGATGGACTTCTATTTCTAAAATCAGGAAGATTGAGATTCTTTTTATCATCTTTAGATGCAAGAGATTTACCTTTATACTATTTAAAAGAAACTGAAGTAGAATTTTTTGAAGATTTTAATAATAAGCTTATTTCTCCTATTTTAGATATTGCTTTTGTTGTTGAAAGAAATAGTGAAGTTCTTTTAATACCTTGTAGTATATTAAATCTTTTTAGAAAAAAATATAGTATAATGGAAAGATTTTTACATGATTTAACAAGAGAGAAATTATCAAAATCCTTATTATCTTTACAGAATATTTTATTAATACCACTAAAAGAAAGATTATTAAATTTTTTATACAGTCTAAAAAAATCTGAGATATTATTGACTCATGAAGAAATTGCTAAAAAAATAGGAAGCTCTAGGGAAGTTATCAGTAGAAATTTAAAAATTTTAGAAAAAGAGAATTTCTTAAAAATGAATAGAAAAAAAATAATTATAATAGGTCGAGGTGAAGTATTATGA
- a CDS encoding KdsC family phosphatase: protein MKDIKILVLDVDGTLTDGKIYVDDKDNSFKAFNVKDGFALVNWLKLGGEVAILTGKKSNIVERRAKELGIKYVIQGSKNKTQDLKKLLDELDITFENTAYMGDDLNDIGVMKKVGLTACPKDSVAEVLEICDFISTKNGGDAAVREFLEFIMKQNGMWQEVLNKYSNE from the coding sequence ATGAAGGATATAAAAATTTTAGTTTTAGATGTTGATGGAACTTTAACTGATGGAAAAATTTATGTAGATGACAAAGATAACTCTTTTAAAGCTTTTAATGTAAAGGACGGTTTTGCTCTTGTGAATTGGCTAAAACTTGGTGGAGAAGTTGCTATACTAACGGGGAAAAAATCTAACATAGTTGAAAGAAGAGCAAAAGAGTTAGGAATAAAATATGTTATACAAGGTTCAAAAAATAAAACTCAAGACTTGAAAAAATTACTGGATGAATTAGACATAACTTTTGAGAACACAGCCTATATGGGAGATGATTTAAATGATATTGGAGTTATGAAAAAAGTTGGGCTAACTGCTTGTCCTAAAGATTCTGTTGCAGAAGTTTTAGAAATCTGTGATTTTATTTCCACTAAAAATGGAGGAGATGCTGCTGTAAGAGAATTTTTAGAGTTTATTATGAAACAAAATGGTATGTGGCAAGAAGTTTTAAATAAATATTCAAATGAATAA
- a CDS encoding acetyl-CoA hydrolase/transferase family protein, producing MEKWQEKYKAKICSPDEAIQKIKSAKRISFGHICSESSVLTEALIRNKKLFKKLEIDHLLSIGKCEYAKEENSEYFHHNALFIGSKTREAANSSYGDYTPIFFYETAKIFGKDGDLSPDAMLLQVSTPDEHGYCSYGLSCDYTKSATESAKIVVAQINKFVPRTLGNCFIHIDDIDYIILEDTPIPEIPTPVVGELEEKIGANCASLINDGDTLQLGIGAIPFAVLNFLKDKKDLGIHSEMVSDGIVDLIQAGIITNKRKNFNPNKVIATFLLGTKKLYDYANNNPAIELHPVDYVNNPMIIAQNNNMISINSAIQVDLMGQVNAEYINSKQFSGPGGQVDFVRGATMSNGGKSIIALPSTTADEKISRIVFTFEEGVPVTTSRNDVDYIITEYGIAHLKGKTLRERARLLIEIAHPKFREELRRKAIEKFEIL from the coding sequence ATGGAAAAATGGCAAGAAAAATATAAGGCGAAAATTTGTAGTCCTGATGAGGCTATCCAAAAAATAAAATCCGCGAAAAGAATTAGCTTTGGACATATATGTTCAGAATCATCTGTTTTAACAGAAGCATTAATTAGAAATAAAAAGCTATTTAAAAAATTAGAAATTGATCACTTATTATCAATTGGTAAATGTGAATATGCTAAAGAAGAAAATTCAGAATATTTTCATCATAATGCTCTATTTATAGGTTCAAAAACAAGAGAAGCTGCTAATAGTTCTTATGGAGATTATACTCCTATTTTCTTCTATGAAACAGCTAAAATATTTGGAAAAGATGGAGATTTATCTCCAGATGCTATGTTACTTCAAGTTTCAACACCTGATGAACATGGTTATTGTAGTTATGGACTTTCATGCGATTACACTAAATCTGCTACTGAAAGTGCAAAGATTGTTGTTGCTCAAATAAATAAATTTGTTCCTAGAACTTTAGGAAATTGTTTTATCCATATAGATGATATTGATTATATAATTCTAGAAGATACACCTATTCCTGAAATTCCAACTCCAGTGGTAGGAGAATTAGAAGAAAAAATAGGTGCTAATTGTGCAAGTCTAATAAACGATGGTGATACTTTACAATTAGGAATAGGAGCTATCCCTTTTGCTGTTTTAAATTTTCTTAAAGATAAAAAAGATTTGGGGATACATTCAGAAATGGTTTCAGATGGTATAGTAGATTTAATTCAAGCAGGGATCATAACTAATAAAAGGAAAAATTTTAATCCAAATAAAGTTATAGCGACGTTTTTACTTGGTACAAAAAAATTATATGATTATGCTAATAATAATCCTGCTATAGAGTTACATCCAGTAGACTATGTAAATAACCCTATGATCATAGCTCAAAATAATAATATGATTTCTATTAACTCAGCAATACAAGTTGACTTAATGGGACAAGTTAATGCTGAATATATTAACTCTAAACAATTTAGTGGACCTGGAGGACAAGTTGATTTTGTTAGAGGAGCAACTATGTCTAATGGAGGTAAGTCAATTATTGCTTTACCTTCTACAACAGCCGATGAAAAAATCTCAAGAATAGTTTTTACTTTTGAAGAAGGGGTTCCTGTTACTACAAGTAGAAATGATGTTGACTATATAATTACAGAGTATGGTATTGCTCATTTAAAAGGAAAAACTTTAAGAGAAAGAGCAAGACTTTTAATAGAAATAGCTCATCCTAAATTTAGAGAAGAGTTAAGAAGAAAAGCTATAGAAAAATTTGAAATACTGTAA
- a CDS encoding MgtC/SapB family protein, protein MMHIFEVLDNFLKIKFTGELTVEIVCFRLILSILFGGIVGYEREKNNRPAGFRTHILVCFGAAIVSMVQDQLRLNILDLAHTEGPTVAAVIKTDLGRLGAQVISGVGFLGAGSIMKEKGETVGGLTTAAGIWATACVGLGIGWGFYNIAAVAVVFMIIIMVTLKKLESKLVRKARLLKFEVKFFDSEDFANGLIEAYEVFRQRSIKITEIDKYQDDALVTFTVSMRGRNNISDVVVSLSSIQNVEYVRDV, encoded by the coding sequence ATGATGCACATATTTGAGGTACTTGATAATTTTTTAAAAATTAAATTCACAGGAGAATTAACTGTTGAGATTGTTTGTTTTAGGCTAATACTATCAATACTTTTTGGAGGTATTGTTGGTTATGAAAGAGAAAAGAATAACCGTCCTGCCGGTTTTAGAACTCATATTTTGGTTTGTTTTGGAGCAGCTATAGTATCCATGGTACAAGACCAGTTGAGATTAAATATTCTAGACTTAGCTCACACTGAAGGTCCTACAGTAGCTGCTGTTATAAAGACAGACTTAGGAAGACTTGGAGCTCAGGTTATAAGTGGTGTTGGTTTTCTAGGTGCTGGAAGTATAATGAAAGAAAAAGGGGAAACAGTTGGAGGGCTGACTACAGCTGCTGGAATATGGGCTACTGCTTGTGTTGGTTTAGGTATAGGTTGGGGATTCTATAATATAGCTGCTGTTGCAGTTGTATTTATGATAATTATTATGGTAACTCTTAAGAAGCTTGAATCAAAATTGGTTAGAAAAGCAAGACTTTTAAAATTTGAAGTAAAGTTTTTTGACTCAGAAGATTTTGCAAATGGACTTATAGAAGCCTATGAAGTATTTAGACAAAGATCTATAAAGATAACTGAAATAGATAAATATCAAGATGATGCTTTAGTTACTTTTACTGTTAGTATGAGAGGTAGAAATAACATATCAGATGTAGTTGTTTCTCTTTCATCTATACAAAATGTTGAATATGTAAGGGATGTATAA
- a CDS encoding N-glycosylase/DNA lyase — protein MKKNEYFKEIEKIYKEIKVDIKKRLEEFKNTWEKGSNKDIHLELSFCILTPQSKALNAWQAITNLKKDDLIFKGSAEELVEYLNIVRFKNNKAKYLVELREQMTKKGKIITKDFFNSLPTVYEKRDWIVKNIKGMSYKEAGHFLRNVGFGADVAILDRHILKNLVKLEVIDELPKTLSPKLYLEIEEKMRRYCEFVKIPMDEMDLLLWYKEAGVIFK, from the coding sequence ATGAAAAAAAACGAATATTTTAAAGAAATTGAAAAAATCTATAAAGAAATAAAAGTTGATATAAAAAAAAGATTAGAAGAATTTAAAAATACTTGGGAAAAAGGTTCTAACAAAGATATACATTTAGAACTATCTTTTTGTATATTGACACCTCAATCTAAAGCATTGAATGCTTGGCAAGCTATAACAAACCTTAAAAAAGATGATTTAATCTTCAAAGGAAGTGCAGAAGAACTTGTAGAATATTTAAATATAGTGAGATTTAAAAATAATAAGGCTAAATATCTTGTAGAGTTAAGAGAACAAATGACAAAAAAAGGTAAGATAATAACTAAAGATTTCTTTAATTCACTTCCAACTGTGTATGAAAAAAGAGATTGGATAGTGAAAAATATTAAAGGAATGTCATATAAAGAGGCAGGACATTTTTTAAGAAATGTAGGTTTTGGAGCAGATGTTGCTATACTTGATAGACATATTTTAAAAAATTTAGTTAAATTAGAAGTTATAGACGAGCTACCAAAGACTTTAAGCCCTAAACTATATTTAGAAATAGAAGAAAAAATGAGAAGATACTGTGAATTTGTAAAGATTCCTATGGATGAGATGGATCTATTACTTTGGTACAAAGAAGCAGGAGTGATATTTAAATGA
- a CDS encoding SDR family oxidoreductase — MKVFIIGGSSGIGLSLAKRYLSLGNEVAICGTNDEKLKKIEEVNKGLKLYKVDVRNKNDLKSAIEDFSQGNLDLIINSAGIYTNNRTTKLTNDEAFAMIDINLTGVINTFEAVRDMMFTNNKGHIAIVSSIAGLIDYPKASVYARTKLTIMGVCETYRAFFRDYNINVTTIIPGYIATDKLKSLSKEDITNKPTVLSEEKSTDIIVKAISDKKEKVIYPLSMRILIAIITKLPKKLLTYLMIKQATWGEKDTRK; from the coding sequence ATGAAAGTTTTTATTATAGGTGGAAGTTCCGGTATAGGTCTTTCTCTTGCTAAAAGATATTTGTCCTTGGGCAATGAGGTTGCTATTTGTGGAACAAACGATGAAAAATTAAAAAAGATTGAAGAAGTTAATAAGGGATTAAAATTGTATAAGGTTGATGTTAGAAACAAAAATGATTTAAAAAGTGCTATTGAAGATTTTTCACAAGGAAATTTAGATCTAATCATAAATTCTGCAGGTATATATACTAACAACAGAACTACAAAACTGACAAACGACGAAGCCTTTGCCATGATAGACATAAACTTAACAGGAGTTATCAATACTTTCGAAGCAGTAAGAGATATGATGTTTACAAATAATAAAGGGCATATTGCAATTGTTTCCTCTATTGCAGGTCTTATTGACTATCCTAAAGCCTCTGTTTATGCAAGAACAAAACTAACAATAATGGGAGTTTGTGAAACATATAGAGCTTTTTTTAGAGATTATAACATAAATGTAACTACTATAATTCCTGGCTATATAGCTACAGACAAGTTAAAATCTTTAAGTAAAGAAGATATAACAAATAAGCCAACTGTTCTTTCTGAGGAGAAATCTACAGATATAATAGTTAAGGCTATAAGTGACAAAAAAGAAAAGGTAATATACCCTTTAAGTATGAGAATTTTAATTGCAATAATTACAAAATTACCTAAAAAGCTTTTAACTTATCTTATGATAAAACAAGCTACTTGGGGAGAAAAAGATACAAGGAAGTAA
- the ruvC gene encoding crossover junction endodeoxyribonuclease RuvC: MRVIGIDPGTAIVGYGIIDYNKNKYSIVDYGVILTSKDLSNEERLEIVYNELDKILKKYKPEFMAIEDLFYFKNNKTVISVAQARGVILLAGKQNNIPISNYTPLQVKIGITGYGKAEKKQVQLMVQKFLGLSEIPKPDDAADALAICITHINSLSSNISFTGTSNLKKITLSSDTNKISLEEYKKLLKNKEVL, translated from the coding sequence ATGCGTGTTATAGGAATAGACCCTGGAACTGCAATAGTTGGATATGGAATTATAGATTATAATAAAAATAAATATTCAATAGTTGACTATGGGGTAATATTAACTTCAAAAGATTTAAGTAATGAAGAAAGATTAGAAATTGTATACAATGAATTAGATAAGATTTTAAAAAAATATAAACCAGAGTTTATGGCAATAGAAGACTTATTTTATTTTAAAAATAATAAAACTGTAATTTCTGTTGCTCAAGCTAGAGGAGTTATTTTACTTGCAGGTAAACAAAATAATATACCTATATCAAATTATACTCCACTACAAGTAAAAATTGGTATTACAGGCTATGGAAAGGCTGAGAAAAAACAAGTTCAACTTATGGTACAAAAGTTTTTAGGTTTATCTGAAATACCTAAACCTGATGATGCTGCAGATGCTTTAGCTATATGTATTACTCATATCAATTCTTTAAGCTCTAATATAAGTTTTACAGGAACAAGTAATTTAAAAAAAATAACTCTTTCTTCTGATACAAATAAGATATCTCTTGAAGAATATAAAAAATTATTAAAAAATAAGGAAGTTTTATGA
- a CDS encoding LytR/AlgR family response regulator transcription factor — protein sequence MISCIIVEDELPAREELKYFINEEKEIKLIAEFDNPLDTLTFLEKNAMDVIFLDINMPDMNGISLGKIITKMYPNMKIIFITAYKDYAVDAFEIKAFDYLLKPYSESRIRNLLKSLVNIKNENITNEIKNNNFRKITINMDDRLYVVSLNDVDYIEADEKETLIFSNQKKYVSKIKISKWEEMLKGNNFYRCHRSFIINLDKITEIEQWFNSSWVIKIKNYSTAIPVSRNNIKELKELFLG from the coding sequence ATGATTAGTTGCATTATAGTTGAAGATGAATTACCTGCAAGAGAAGAATTGAAATACTTTATAAATGAAGAAAAAGAAATTAAACTTATAGCTGAATTTGATAATCCTTTAGACACTTTAACATTTTTAGAAAAGAATGCTATGGATGTTATCTTTTTAGATATCAATATGCCTGATATGAATGGAATTAGTCTAGGAAAAATAATTACAAAAATGTATCCAAATATGAAAATTATTTTCATCACTGCTTATAAAGATTATGCTGTTGATGCTTTTGAAATAAAAGCTTTTGATTATCTTTTAAAACCTTATTCAGAAAGTCGAATAAGAAATCTTTTAAAGTCTTTAGTCAATATAAAAAATGAAAATATAACAAATGAAATAAAAAATAATAATTTTAGAAAAATTACTATCAATATGGACGATAGACTTTATGTAGTTTCCTTAAATGATGTTGATTATATAGAAGCTGATGAAAAAGAAACTTTAATTTTTTCTAATCAGAAAAAATATGTAAGTAAAATTAAAATTTCAAAATGGGAAGAAATGCTAAAAGGAAATAATTTCTATCGTTGTCATCGTTCTTTCATAATAAATTTAGATAAAATAACGGAGATTGAACAATGGTTTAATTCTTCTTGGGTAATAAAAATAAAAAATTACTCTACAGCTATTCCTGTGAGTAGAAATAATATCAAAGAATTGAAAGAATTATTTTTAGGTTAA
- a CDS encoding gamma-glutamyl-gamma-aminobutyrate hydrolase family protein — protein MKKPIIGISASMIFEEKDELFLGDKYSCVAHSYVDAIYKSGGIPVVLPILKDVSAIREQVKLLDGIVLSGGRDVDPHFYGEEPLEKLEAIFPERDVHETALIKAATDLKKPIFAICRGMQILNVVYGGTLYQDISYAPGEHIKHYQIGTPYQATHSIKIDKSSTLFRMADKLEVERVNSFHHQALKKLADGLKVVATAPDGIIEAVEGTNEDGMFILGVQFHPEMMYDKSTFARSMFKRFITICLESRPADVVLKNELHHEEEYKTKEIADRIKELEEEEKKEFFKGDL, from the coding sequence ATGAAGAAACCAATTATTGGAATTTCTGCAAGTATGATATTTGAAGAAAAAGATGAATTATTTTTGGGAGATAAATATTCCTGCGTTGCTCACTCTTATGTAGATGCTATTTATAAATCAGGTGGGATACCAGTTGTATTACCTATTTTAAAAGATGTATCAGCAATAAGAGAACAAGTTAAATTATTAGATGGTATAGTTTTATCAGGTGGACGTGATGTGGATCCTCACTTCTATGGAGAAGAACCTTTAGAAAAATTAGAAGCTATTTTCCCTGAAAGAGATGTACATGAAACTGCTTTAATAAAGGCAGCTACAGACTTAAAGAAACCTATTTTTGCAATATGTCGTGGTATGCAAATACTTAATGTTGTTTATGGAGGAACTTTATATCAAGATATTTCTTATGCTCCAGGAGAACATATAAAACATTATCAAATAGGAACACCTTATCAAGCAACACATTCTATAAAAATTGATAAGAGCTCAACTTTATTTAGAATGGCTGATAAATTAGAAGTTGAAAGAGTTAACTCTTTCCACCATCAAGCATTAAAAAAATTAGCAGATGGACTTAAAGTTGTAGCTACTGCTCCTGATGGAATAATAGAAGCGGTTGAAGGAACTAATGAAGATGGAATGTTTATACTTGGAGTACAATTTCACCCAGAAATGATGTATGATAAAAGTACTTTTGCTAGATCAATGTTTAAGAGATTTATTACTATCTGCTTAGAAAGTAGACCAGCAGACGTAGTTTTAAAAAATGAACTTCATCATGAAGAAGAATATAAAACAAAAGAAATAGCTGATAGAATAAAAGAGCTTGAAGAAGAAGAAAAAAAGGAATTTTTTAAAGGGGATCTATAA
- a CDS encoding sensor histidine kinase — protein MNIQFISHLISNIGCSAIIAFFFIKIDKANIIIKSKAKSKKDIVALSFFFSLLSISGTYIGLNFNGAILNTRNMGVVAGGLLGGPYVAAITGLIAGTHRAIVNLGRETAIPCAIATIIGGFLTAYVSRFAKNKDRMFFAFLLAFVIENLSMALILLIQKDKVLAQSIVKNFYIPMVFMNSVGAAILILLVEDIIQKSELIAGNQAKLALEIANKTLPYFRKTENLSEVCKIIANSLGARATVITDTKEIIAGFSSDKTVINRSNIRSSNTRKVLKTGEVMLVIKDDDEIIEDFFYISPHIKSCIILPLKEKNDVSGTLKIFFDTAEKITEKNRYLMIGLSHLISTQMEISKVENLISLLKYSELKALQSQINPHFLFNVLNTMTSLIRTNPEKAREVTIDLSKYLRYNLDNNLKNVELIKELNQIDTYIKIEKARFGDKLNIIYDVDESLYNFQIPSLIIQPLVENSIKHGILKKRDKGFVKIIIKKIERDIEVEIEDDGIGIEQTIIDNLDKKIEENIGLKNVHQRLKLLYGEGLNITKLEQGTRIKFKILGGLKYD, from the coding sequence ATGAATATACAATTTATTTCACACTTAATAAGTAATATTGGTTGTTCAGCAATAATTGCCTTTTTCTTCATAAAAATAGATAAGGCAAATATAATTATAAAAAGTAAGGCAAAAAGTAAAAAAGATATAGTAGCTCTATCCTTTTTCTTCTCATTACTTTCTATCAGTGGAACTTATATAGGATTGAATTTTAATGGTGCAATTTTAAATACGAGAAATATGGGAGTTGTTGCTGGAGGACTCCTAGGAGGACCTTATGTTGCAGCAATCACAGGTCTTATTGCTGGAACACATAGAGCTATTGTTAATCTTGGAAGAGAAACTGCTATTCCTTGTGCCATTGCAACTATAATAGGTGGATTTTTAACAGCCTATGTTTCTCGTTTTGCTAAAAATAAAGATAGAATGTTTTTTGCTTTTCTTCTAGCCTTTGTTATTGAAAATTTAAGTATGGCTTTAATTTTATTAATACAAAAGGATAAGGTTTTAGCTCAAAGTATAGTTAAAAACTTTTATATTCCTATGGTATTTATGAACTCTGTTGGAGCGGCTATTCTTATTCTACTTGTTGAAGATATCATTCAAAAAAGTGAACTTATAGCTGGTAACCAAGCTAAACTTGCCCTAGAAATAGCAAATAAGACTCTTCCTTACTTTAGAAAAACTGAAAATCTAAGTGAAGTTTGTAAAATAATTGCTAATTCTTTAGGAGCAAGAGCCACTGTAATAACAGATACAAAAGAAATTATAGCAGGTTTCTCTTCAGATAAAACTGTAATAAATAGAAGTAATATCAGAAGTAGCAACACTAGAAAAGTTTTAAAAACAGGTGAAGTTATGCTTGTTATAAAAGATGATGATGAGATTATAGAGGATTTCTTTTATATTTCTCCTCATATAAAGTCTTGTATTATTTTACCTTTAAAAGAAAAAAATGATGTATCAGGTACTTTAAAAATATTCTTTGATACAGCAGAAAAAATAACAGAAAAAAATAGATATTTAATGATAGGATTATCTCATCTTATTTCAACTCAAATGGAAATTAGTAAGGTAGAAAATCTGATATCATTACTTAAGTATTCAGAACTAAAAGCTTTACAATCTCAAATAAATCCACATTTTTTATTTAATGTACTAAATACCATGACTTCTCTTATCAGAACAAATCCTGAAAAAGCCAGAGAAGTTACCATAGACTTATCAAAATATTTACGATATAATTTAGACAATAATTTAAAAAATGTTGAGTTAATAAAAGAACTAAATCAAATTGATACCTATATTAAAATTGAAAAAGCTAGATTTGGTGACAAATTAAATATAATTTATGATGTTGATGAAAGTCTATATAATTTCCAAATCCCTAGCTTAATTATACAACCTCTTGTTGAAAATAGTATAAAACATGGTATTTTGAAGAAAAGAGATAAGGGATTTGTCAAAATCATCATCAAGAAAATTGAGAGAGATATAGAAGTTGAAATTGAAGATGATGGAATCGGTATAGAACAAACTATAATTGATAATTTAGATAAAAAAATAGAAGAAAATATAGGTTTAAAGAATGTTCATCAACGATTAAAACTTCTTTATGGGGAAGGTTTAAATATCACAAAATTAGAACAAGGAACAAGAATAAAATTTAAAATACTTGGAGGTCTAAAATATGATTAG
- a CDS encoding OmpA family protein, protein MKNRKIIASCMLALSLVGCTGFEAGNGGYTTGGAAGGAAVGALAGQIIGKDTKGTLIGAAVGSLLGMGWGAYKDNQARELKAALKGTQAEVRNDGNALVVNLPGGVTFASDSANISSGFYSALNGVAQTLVRYPETRIQVNGYTDSTGGDAHNQELSQRRANSVAQYLISQGVSSNRIVANGFGSLNPIASNATPEGRQANRRVEVRILPAQ, encoded by the coding sequence ATGAAAAACAGAAAAATAATAGCAAGTTGCATGCTAGCTTTGTCTCTAGTAGGATGTACTGGTTTTGAAGCTGGAAATGGCGGATATACTACTGGAGGAGCAGCAGGAGGAGCAGCAGTAGGTGCTCTAGCTGGACAAATAATAGGAAAAGATACAAAAGGAACTCTTATAGGAGCAGCAGTAGGATCACTACTTGGAATGGGTTGGGGAGCTTATAAAGACAATCAAGCAAGAGAGTTAAAAGCTGCACTTAAAGGAACTCAAGCTGAAGTTAGAAATGATGGAAATGCTTTAGTTGTTAACCTTCCAGGAGGAGTAACTTTTGCAAGTGATAGTGCAAACATATCATCTGGTTTCTATTCGGCATTAAATGGAGTAGCTCAAACTTTAGTAAGATATCCTGAAACAAGAATACAAGTAAATGGATACACTGATAGTACAGGTGGAGATGCTCATAACCAAGAATTATCTCAAAGAAGAGCAAACTCTGTTGCTCAATATTTAATATCACAAGGTGTTTCTTCTAACAGAATAGTTGCTAATGGATTCGGAAGCTTAAATCCTATAGCTTCTAATGCAACTCCAGAAGGAAGACAAGCAAACAGAAGAGTTGAAGTAAGAATACTTCCAGCTCAATAA
- a CDS encoding carbon starvation protein A gives MYSFIGSIIALVLGYFIYGKIVDRIFGSDDTKITPAKRLADGVDYMEMGWARAFLIQFLNIAGTGPIFGAVAGALWGPAAFLWIVFGCIFGGAVHDYLLGMMSVRQDGASVSEIVGENLGNGAKQIMRVFSVVLLLLVGVVFIMSPAQILKDITGVSYEIWLAVIIVYYLCATVLPVDQVIGKIYPVFGLSLLIMAVGIGGGLIINNADIPEIAFVNMHPAGKSIFPYLCISIACGAISGFHATQSPMMARCLRTEKDGRKVFYGAMISEGIIALIWAAAAMSFFGGIPQLAEAGPAAVVVNKISVGILGKVGGALALLGVVACPITSGDTAFRSARLTIADSLKYKQGPIVNRFVVAIPLFVLGIALCFIPFNVIWRYFGWANQTLATIALWAAVKYLANRGKNFWIALIPAMFMTVVVTSYILAAPEGFVRFFGDKDIKVIEHIAIIVGCVVSLGCTAAFFMSNKKANLITE, from the coding sequence ATGTATAGTTTTATAGGATCGATAATAGCTTTAGTGCTAGGTTATTTTATTTATGGAAAAATCGTAGACAGAATTTTTGGATCAGATGATACAAAAATTACTCCTGCAAAAAGATTAGCAGATGGTGTTGATTACATGGAAATGGGATGGGCAAGAGCTTTCCTTATCCAATTCCTTAATATCGCTGGAACTGGACCAATATTTGGAGCAGTTGCTGGTGCATTATGGGGACCAGCTGCATTCCTTTGGATAGTATTTGGATGCATCTTTGGAGGAGCAGTTCATGATTATCTTTTAGGTATGATGTCAGTTAGACAAGATGGAGCATCTGTTTCTGAAATAGTTGGAGAAAACTTAGGAAATGGAGCAAAACAAATAATGAGAGTTTTCTCTGTTGTACTTTTATTATTAGTTGGAGTTGTGTTTATAATGAGTCCAGCTCAAATATTAAAAGATATAACAGGTGTAAGCTATGAAATTTGGTTAGCAGTTATTATAGTTTATTATCTATGTGCAACTGTTTTACCAGTTGACCAAGTAATAGGAAAGATTTATCCAGTATTTGGATTATCACTATTAATAATGGCAGTTGGAATTGGTGGAGGATTAATAATAAACAATGCTGATATTCCTGAAATAGCATTTGTAAATATGCATCCAGCAGGAAAATCAATATTCCCTTACTTATGTATTTCAATAGCTTGTGGAGCAATCAGTGGTTTCCATGCTACTCAATCTCCTATGATGGCTAGATGTTTAAGAACAGAAAAAGATGGAAGAAAAGTTTTCTATGGTGCAATGATATCTGAAGGAATTATAGCTCTTATATGGGCTGCTGCTGCAATGTCATTCTTTGGTGGAATTCCACAACTTGCTGAAGCAGGACCAGCTGCAGTTGTAGTTAATAAAATATCAGTTGGAATCTTAGGAAAAGTTGGAGGGGCATTAGCTTTACTTGGAGTTGTTGCTTGTCCTATAACTTCTGGAGATACAGCATTTAGAAGTGCAAGACTTACTATTGCTGACTCTTTAAAATATAAACAAGGACCTATCGTAAATAGATTTGTTGTTGCAATTCCTTTATTTGTATTAGGTATTGCGTTATGTTTTATCCCATTCAATGTTATCTGGAGATACTTTGGTTGGGCAAACCAAACTCTTGCTACAATAGCTCTATGGGCAGCTGTTAAATACTTAGCAAACAGAGGAAAGAACTTCTGGATTGCTTTAATACCAGCAATGTTCATGACAGTGGTTGTAACTTCTTATATCCTTGCAGCACCTGAAGGATTTGTAAGATTCTTTGGAGATAAAGATATAAAAGTTATTGAACACATTGCAATAATAGTTGGATGTGTTGTGTCTTTAGGATGTACAGCTGCATTCTTTATGTCAAACAAAAAAGCAAATTTAATCACTGAATAA